In Achromobacter spanius, the following proteins share a genomic window:
- a CDS encoding Bug family tripartite tricarboxylate transporter substrate binding protein, whose protein sequence is MQKTYLARFGVALGMVAGLAAPLGAYAADTFPDKPVRIVVPYAAGGGVDIVTRLITQKMAEELKQPVIVDNRPGAATNIGMEHVARADPDGYTLLTASNTLASNAALFPKLNFNPAKDFAPIGAIGFAPLVVVVRSDASAKTLKELVAQGRANPDKLTYGSAGNGSSGHLGSELLKSEGGFKALHIPYKGGSPAVTDLLGGRLSFMSINPLEVVSHVQAGKLRALAVLNPHPAKLLPDVPTAASQGLSGADATVWWGLVGPAGMPEPVVKRLNKALQAALADPAFQQRMSEIGAEVTPGSAADFGRFVADESVKWTKVIREAGISAD, encoded by the coding sequence ATGCAGAAGACATATCTCGCCCGTTTTGGCGTGGCCCTGGGAATGGTTGCGGGGCTGGCTGCGCCGTTGGGCGCGTATGCCGCCGACACCTTTCCCGACAAGCCGGTGCGCATCGTCGTGCCGTACGCGGCGGGTGGCGGCGTGGACATCGTGACGCGATTGATCACGCAGAAAATGGCCGAAGAACTCAAGCAGCCGGTCATCGTCGACAACCGCCCCGGCGCCGCCACCAACATCGGCATGGAGCACGTTGCGCGTGCCGACCCCGACGGCTACACGCTGCTGACCGCGTCTAACACGCTGGCCAGCAATGCGGCGTTGTTCCCGAAACTGAACTTCAATCCCGCCAAGGACTTCGCCCCCATCGGCGCCATCGGCTTCGCGCCGCTGGTCGTGGTGGTGCGCAGCGACGCCAGCGCCAAGACCTTGAAGGAGCTGGTTGCGCAAGGCCGCGCCAACCCCGACAAGCTGACCTACGGCTCGGCGGGCAACGGTAGTTCGGGGCATTTAGGCAGCGAACTTCTCAAGTCCGAGGGCGGTTTCAAGGCGCTGCACATTCCGTACAAGGGCGGCTCGCCCGCCGTGACCGACCTGTTGGGCGGCCGGCTGTCCTTCATGTCGATCAACCCGCTGGAAGTGGTCTCGCACGTCCAGGCCGGCAAGCTGCGCGCATTGGCCGTGCTGAACCCGCATCCGGCCAAACTGTTGCCCGACGTGCCCACCGCCGCATCCCAAGGTCTGTCGGGCGCGGATGCCACCGTGTGGTGGGGCTTGGTTGGCCCGGCCGGCATGCCCGAGCCCGTGGTCAAGCGCTTGAACAAGGCATTGCAGGCCGCGCTGGCGGACCCGGCCTTCCAGCAACGCATGAGCGAGATCGGCGCCGAAGTCACGCCGGGCAGCGCCGCGGACTTTGGTCGATTCGTGGCCGATGAATCGGTGAAGTGGACCAAGGTGATCCGCGAAGCCGGCATCAGCGCCGACTGA
- a CDS encoding PIG-L deacetylase family protein, translating into MSSTTQNGLIVSAHSADFVWRAGGAIALYAQRGFNMTVVCLSFGERGESAKLWREPGMTLERVKTARREEATLAASILGASVRFLDCGDYPLRVSDDALFQLADIYRELRPAFVLTHSLKDPYNFDHPLATHVAQEARIIAQAHGHRPDQPVLGAPPVFLFEPHQPEQCEWKPEVLLDISSVWDVKRRAFETMAAQEHLWEYYTRVALQRGVQASRNSDLKITHAEGYQRIFPQVTGAFA; encoded by the coding sequence ATGAGCAGCACTACCCAAAACGGCCTGATCGTCAGCGCCCATTCGGCGGATTTCGTCTGGCGCGCGGGCGGCGCCATTGCCCTGTACGCGCAGCGCGGCTTCAACATGACCGTGGTGTGCCTGTCGTTCGGCGAGCGCGGTGAATCGGCCAAGCTCTGGCGCGAGCCGGGCATGACGCTGGAACGCGTCAAGACGGCGCGGCGCGAAGAAGCCACGCTCGCCGCATCGATCCTGGGCGCTTCGGTGCGCTTTCTGGATTGCGGCGATTATCCGCTGCGCGTCAGCGACGACGCCTTGTTCCAACTGGCCGACATCTATCGTGAATTGCGGCCGGCCTTCGTGCTGACGCACTCGCTGAAAGACCCCTACAACTTCGACCACCCGCTTGCCACCCATGTGGCGCAAGAGGCACGCATCATCGCCCAGGCGCACGGGCATCGGCCGGACCAGCCCGTGCTGGGCGCGCCGCCCGTGTTTCTGTTCGAGCCGCATCAGCCCGAGCAATGCGAATGGAAGCCCGAGGTGCTGCTGGACATTTCGTCGGTGTGGGACGTGAAACGCCGCGCCTTTGAAACCATGGCCGCGCAGGAACACCTGTGGGAGTACTACACGCGCGTGGCCTTGCAGCGCGGCGTACAGGCGTCGCGCAATTCCGATCTGAAGATCACGCATGCCGAGGGCTATCAGCGGATTTTCCCGCAAGTGACGGGAGCCTTCGCATGA